From the Natrarchaeobaculum aegyptiacum genome, one window contains:
- a CDS encoding polymer-forming cytoskeletal protein, translating to MAIGRDPLDELVVPDGTEAKEVALETDGDVLVGARSSVEFGVRGRNVIAGERVEFGGDIEADGDCRLDMWCDVADNVLVGQDAYIGERVHIGGQLKVAGDLDIGDDVDIEEGFEANGWIVIRNPMPTVVLLFVYLKHLLLIGEEDTAQRLISELVDEQDEVPTIEPLVIPRNATVGDDAWRVSTPARIGDECRLHGNVRAESIDVGAASNVFGSLRARGDVTVGEGSRIHGDLTTRRGDVTVANGARILGDVSCGDLELGPDAEVDGTIRADGEITMGTSKRERE from the coding sequence GTGGCCATAGGCAGGGACCCGCTCGACGAACTCGTCGTGCCGGACGGCACCGAAGCGAAGGAAGTCGCCCTCGAGACCGACGGGGACGTTCTCGTCGGCGCGCGCTCGAGCGTCGAGTTCGGCGTTCGCGGTCGGAACGTGATCGCGGGCGAGCGCGTCGAGTTCGGTGGCGACATCGAGGCCGACGGCGACTGTCGACTCGACATGTGGTGTGACGTGGCCGACAACGTGCTCGTCGGTCAGGACGCCTACATCGGCGAACGGGTTCACATCGGCGGCCAGTTGAAAGTCGCGGGCGACCTCGATATCGGCGACGACGTCGACATCGAGGAGGGATTCGAGGCCAACGGCTGGATCGTCATCCGGAATCCGATGCCGACGGTCGTCCTGCTCTTTGTCTACCTCAAACATCTGCTTCTCATCGGCGAGGAAGACACCGCCCAGCGGCTGATCTCCGAACTCGTCGACGAGCAAGACGAGGTCCCCACGATCGAACCGCTCGTGATCCCCCGGAACGCGACCGTCGGCGACGACGCCTGGCGGGTGTCGACGCCGGCACGAATCGGCGACGAGTGTCGCCTCCACGGCAACGTCCGCGCGGAGTCGATCGACGTCGGCGCGGCGTCGAACGTCTTCGGGAGCCTCCGTGCGCGCGGCGACGTCACAGTCGGCGAGGGATCACGCATCCACGGCGACCTGACGACCCGGCGCGGTGACGTCACGGTCGCCAACGGCGCACGCATCCTCGGGGACGTCTCCTGTGGCGACCTCGAGCTGGGTCCCGACGCCGAGGTCGACGGCACGATTCGCGCCGACGGCGAGATCACGATGGGAACGAGCAAACGCGAACGCGAGTAG
- the phoU gene encoding phosphate signaling complex protein PhoU, producing MARKSYQEQLAALREDVLYMSEVVLERLRMGLDALEQKDESLAREVIHGDDEINEMYLDLEQECINLLALQQPVASDLRFIASSFKIITDLERIADLAVNLGDYTLEADEDRYPDVDIQGMGELTLEMIEDAMVAYETENTDACRELAARDDDLDRYAEAASEIVVRDLLERELTSTDTAEDLLQDVSRLLLTIRDLERVGDHAVNIAARTLYMVENDDELIY from the coding sequence ATGGCGCGGAAATCCTATCAGGAACAACTCGCGGCCCTCCGCGAGGACGTTCTCTACATGAGCGAGGTCGTCCTCGAGCGACTTCGCATGGGGCTCGACGCTCTCGAGCAGAAAGACGAATCGCTGGCTCGAGAGGTGATCCACGGGGACGACGAGATCAACGAGATGTACCTCGACTTAGAGCAGGAGTGTATCAACCTGCTGGCGCTCCAGCAACCCGTCGCGAGCGACCTGCGATTTATCGCCTCGTCGTTCAAGATCATCACCGACTTAGAACGGATCGCCGACCTCGCGGTCAACCTCGGCGACTACACTCTAGAGGCCGACGAGGACCGCTACCCCGACGTCGACATTCAGGGAATGGGCGAGTTGACCCTCGAGATGATCGAGGACGCGATGGTGGCCTACGAGACCGAAAACACCGACGCCTGCCGGGAACTCGCGGCGCGAGACGACGACCTCGACCGGTACGCCGAGGCCGCGAGTGAGATCGTCGTCCGGGACCTCCTCGAGCGCGAACTCACCTCGACGGATACGGCCGAAGACCTCCTGCAGGACGTTTCACGGCTCTTGCTCACGATCCGGGACTTAGAGCGCGTCGGCGACCACGCAGTCAACATTGCCGCGCGAACGCTCTACATGGTCGAGAACGACGACGAACTGATCTACTGA
- a CDS encoding ABC transporter permease, whose product MRTIKLPSTAVPAGLRRRFSPRMLVGLGLLWLMVFFVVPVLVLLYESLNFGEGHLLAHYQHSFGDPYPRIMLRTLGYAFVTTAICLVLGYLTAYYIAFKARRPLVLLALVLLPLWVAIIIRFFGVRLFFLDSGPLQLLLGTDFGILFSSRGVVLGLVSALLPFSVLPIYNSLRSIDEELIHASHTLGAGQFQTLRSVILPLSYSGIVAATLFVFILSAGSYLAPSFLGTQSEYMMANAIASAQGYNISVAAAMSVMFTGALLVLVGLFNHFANVSEVLGEL is encoded by the coding sequence ATGAGGACCATCAAACTCCCATCGACGGCGGTTCCGGCGGGACTCCGTCGGCGGTTCTCCCCACGGATGCTCGTCGGGCTGGGGCTGCTCTGGCTGATGGTGTTTTTCGTCGTTCCGGTGCTGGTGTTGCTCTACGAGAGCCTGAACTTCGGCGAGGGGCATCTCCTCGCACACTATCAGCACTCCTTCGGCGATCCCTACCCCCGGATCATGCTCCGCACGCTCGGGTACGCCTTCGTGACCACCGCGATCTGTCTGGTGCTCGGCTACCTGACGGCCTACTACATCGCGTTCAAGGCCAGGCGTCCGCTCGTGCTGCTGGCGCTGGTCCTCCTGCCGCTGTGGGTCGCCATCATCATCCGCTTTTTCGGGGTCCGGCTGTTCTTCCTCGACTCCGGTCCCCTCCAGCTACTGCTGGGCACCGATTTCGGGATCCTCTTTTCCAGTCGCGGGGTGGTCCTCGGGCTGGTCAGCGCGCTGTTGCCGTTCTCGGTGTTACCGATCTACAACTCGCTGCGTTCGATCGACGAGGAACTAATCCACGCCTCACACACCCTCGGGGCGGGTCAGTTCCAGACGCTCCGGTCGGTGATCCTCCCGCTGAGTTACTCCGGGATCGTCGCGGCGACGCTGTTCGTCTTCATCCTGTCGGCCGGATCGTACCTCGCACCGTCGTTCCTCGGCACCCAGAGTGAGTACATGATGGCCAACGCCATCGCCAGCGCCCAGGGGTACAACATCTCCGTCGCGGCGGCGATGTCGGTCATGTTCACCGGCGCGTTACTCGTCCTCGTCGGACTGTTCAACCACTTCGCGAACGTCTCGGAGGTGCTCGGCGAACTATGA
- a CDS encoding ABC transporter permease, with translation MSDRLSRLGYLPILLVVYAILLMPVVIVVLTSLTPASRPTIPYDGISLEWYVELFQNPRIFDAIVSSVIVAVSASILSGIIGTATAFGIVRSDLEYKETIATVLLLPIMISPVIIGVAILRFGTDVGLTRGYLLTIIAHTVLTFPFVFLIVRARLLTFDDRLEDASRTLGANGLETTFNVTLPILSPAVFAGMLLAFVISFGEFTATQFLDSATSTTVPIYIYDQIQTGLSPEVSALATVLVVVMIVAGFIGDLVT, from the coding sequence ATGAGCGACCGACTCTCTCGACTCGGCTACCTGCCGATCCTGCTGGTCGTCTACGCCATCTTGCTGATGCCGGTCGTAATCGTCGTCCTGACGTCGCTGACGCCAGCGTCGCGGCCGACTATCCCGTACGATGGCATCAGCCTCGAGTGGTACGTCGAACTGTTCCAGAATCCGCGAATCTTCGACGCGATCGTCTCGAGCGTGATCGTCGCCGTCAGCGCCTCGATCCTCTCGGGGATCATCGGGACGGCGACTGCCTTCGGAATCGTCAGGAGCGATCTCGAGTACAAAGAGACGATCGCGACGGTGCTATTGTTGCCGATCATGATCTCGCCGGTCATCATCGGGGTCGCAATCTTACGATTCGGGACCGACGTCGGGTTGACGCGCGGGTACCTCCTGACGATCATCGCACACACCGTGTTGACGTTCCCGTTCGTCTTCCTGATCGTCCGGGCGCGACTGCTCACCTTCGACGACAGACTCGAGGACGCCTCTCGGACGCTCGGGGCGAACGGCCTCGAGACGACGTTCAACGTGACCCTGCCGATCCTCTCGCCGGCGGTCTTCGCGGGGATGTTGCTCGCGTTCGTGATCTCCTTCGGCGAGTTCACCGCCACCCAGTTTCTCGACAGCGCGACCTCGACGACGGTCCCGATCTACATCTACGACCAGATCCAGACCGGCCTCTCTCCCGAGGTCAGCGCGCTGGCGACCGTACTGGTCGTGGTGATGATCGTCGCTGGCTTTATCGGCGATCTGGTCACCTGA
- a CDS encoding ABC transporter substrate-binding protein, with translation MRDASMGDNPSRTVSRRSYLNFGAGASAVALAGCMGGSGGNTLTYLNRGGAIQDAEMEVLAEWEEENDVEIQFQSAAEDSEMMESIAADPSGYDIVTLSPYGYGLDAVHPQYSDEEYFADIDYDQVPNYEENIQEEWREIDFLQGHDKGLFYHVSAQGLAYNTEHVDGIESWEDIKDPDLEGQVTLFGSAPTRFGQCCAALGYDVAEALEDDDLFDEVFEEIEAQHQNVYQYWATGDQFMGDLSEEQAHVASAWGGRVESLYHDGVPVDYTIPEEGCVQWSVAFSILEESDMKAEAYDLLNWIYQEDVALEMVDQHYYPIPLTGDHEELEGRFESLDADAVVSFDWEAVIANIEDIEQRFDQILAS, from the coding sequence ATGCGTGACGCAAGTATGGGAGACAACCCCAGCCGTACGGTTTCGCGACGATCGTACCTGAACTTCGGTGCTGGGGCGTCTGCCGTCGCACTGGCGGGATGTATGGGTGGAAGCGGTGGGAACACGCTGACGTACCTCAACCGTGGCGGTGCCATTCAGGACGCCGAGATGGAGGTCCTCGCGGAGTGGGAAGAGGAAAACGACGTCGAGATCCAGTTCCAGTCGGCTGCCGAGGACAGCGAAATGATGGAATCGATCGCCGCAGATCCGAGCGGGTACGACATCGTAACGCTGTCGCCGTACGGCTACGGACTCGACGCCGTCCATCCGCAGTATAGCGACGAGGAGTACTTCGCCGACATCGATTACGATCAGGTTCCCAACTACGAGGAGAACATCCAGGAGGAGTGGCGCGAGATCGACTTCCTCCAGGGTCACGACAAGGGCCTGTTCTACCACGTCTCCGCACAGGGACTGGCGTACAACACGGAACACGTCGACGGCATCGAATCGTGGGAGGACATCAAAGACCCCGACCTCGAGGGGCAGGTAACCCTGTTCGGCAGCGCACCCACGCGATTCGGACAGTGCTGTGCCGCCCTCGGCTACGACGTCGCCGAGGCGCTCGAGGACGACGACCTGTTCGACGAGGTCTTCGAGGAAATCGAAGCCCAGCACCAGAACGTCTACCAGTACTGGGCGACCGGCGACCAGTTCATGGGCGACCTCTCGGAGGAGCAGGCCCACGTCGCAAGCGCCTGGGGCGGTCGCGTCGAGTCACTGTACCACGACGGCGTCCCCGTCGACTACACCATTCCCGAAGAAGGCTGTGTCCAGTGGTCGGTCGCGTTCTCGATCCTCGAGGAGAGTGATATGAAAGCGGAAGCCTACGACCTGCTTAACTGGATCTACCAGGAAGACGTCGCCCTCGAGATGGTCGACCAGCACTACTACCCGATTCCGCTGACCGGCGACCACGAGGAACTCGAGGGTCGCTTCGAGTCCCTCGACGCCGACGCGGTCGTCTCGTTCGACTGGGAGGCCGTCATCGCCAACATCGAGGATATCGAGCAGCGGTTCGACCAGATTCTGGCCAGCTAA
- a CDS encoding electron transfer flavoprotein subunit alpha/FixB family protein encodes MTDVDPTEHTVDELADELETIDDEDVLQAVLEAEQAGQDRATAREAVHRRLEAIGAIESADGDGGAGVTADSDDTEGEYEETKEDVGEDAEGEEIDQQVEDGDEGHPETRDKKHVRALEDGDYGDMWVFCETQAGGLLEVSKEMLGKARELMDDFAEEYGDEERVVAFLMGDDCEELAAECIAYGADVAVYHDDPRLERFLHEPYTEIAAHMARGQGTAESTDWREYDEPRYILFPATNNGRDLSAKVQAELDSGLASDCSDLFIEEEEVSNPVKTGEPGVKKTFEKVLHMKRPDFSGFEYSTILCLDNPGRDFHPQGASVIPGSFDPIEPDYDREGLVIEHDMELDEDWFRVEITEWDRLEAGVDLTGHEVIVCLGRGIADDPTRGMELGLELVDAFEDAELGITRGIVTSSYEFEGHVERYSREERQIGETGQVVAPDLYVAAGVSGAVQHKVGMDESETIVAINTDPEATVRDFSDYFVEGDLFEVLPRLTEAVKEGEMAPEMVADGSGGDDE; translated from the coding sequence GTGACCGACGTAGATCCAACCGAACACACGGTAGACGAACTGGCGGACGAACTCGAGACGATCGACGACGAAGACGTCCTGCAGGCGGTCCTCGAGGCAGAGCAGGCCGGGCAGGACCGCGCGACCGCACGCGAGGCGGTCCACCGCCGGCTCGAGGCGATCGGTGCGATCGAGTCTGCCGACGGTGACGGCGGCGCTGGCGTGACGGCCGACAGCGACGACACCGAAGGCGAGTACGAGGAGACGAAAGAGGACGTCGGCGAGGACGCCGAGGGCGAGGAGATCGACCAGCAGGTCGAAGACGGCGACGAGGGCCACCCGGAAACGAGGGATAAAAAGCACGTCCGGGCGCTCGAGGACGGCGACTACGGCGACATGTGGGTCTTCTGTGAGACACAGGCCGGTGGGCTGCTCGAGGTCTCGAAGGAGATGCTCGGGAAGGCCCGCGAACTGATGGACGACTTCGCCGAGGAGTACGGCGACGAAGAGCGCGTGGTCGCGTTCCTGATGGGCGACGACTGCGAGGAGCTGGCCGCGGAGTGTATCGCCTACGGCGCGGACGTCGCGGTCTACCACGACGACCCCCGGCTGGAACGGTTCCTCCACGAACCGTACACGGAGATCGCAGCGCACATGGCCCGTGGACAGGGAACCGCAGAGAGCACCGACTGGCGCGAGTACGACGAGCCCCGCTACATCCTGTTCCCGGCGACGAACAACGGCCGGGATCTCTCGGCAAAAGTGCAGGCGGAACTCGACTCCGGGCTCGCCTCCGACTGTTCGGATCTGTTCATCGAAGAAGAGGAGGTCTCGAATCCCGTCAAGACCGGCGAACCGGGCGTCAAGAAGACCTTCGAGAAGGTCCTGCACATGAAGCGGCCGGACTTCTCGGGCTTCGAGTACTCGACGATCCTCTGTCTGGACAACCCCGGGCGGGACTTCCACCCACAGGGTGCCTCGGTCATCCCGGGCAGCTTCGATCCGATCGAACCCGACTACGACCGGGAGGGACTCGTGATCGAACACGACATGGAACTCGACGAAGACTGGTTCCGCGTCGAGATCACCGAGTGGGACCGACTCGAGGCTGGCGTCGATCTCACCGGCCACGAGGTGATCGTCTGTCTCGGACGGGGAATCGCAGACGACCCGACCCGGGGGATGGAACTGGGCCTCGAGCTGGTCGACGCCTTCGAGGACGCCGAACTCGGAATTACCCGGGGAATCGTCACCTCCTCCTACGAGTTCGAGGGCCACGTCGAACGGTACTCACGGGAGGAGCGCCAGATCGGCGAGACGGGGCAGGTCGTCGCCCCTGACCTCTACGTCGCGGCGGGAGTCTCCGGGGCCGTCCAGCACAAAGTGGGCATGGACGAATCGGAGACGATCGTCGCGATCAACACCGACCCCGAGGCCACCGTTCGTGATTTCAGCGACTACTTCGTCGAAGGTGATCTCTTCGAGGTGTTGCCGCGACTCACCGAGGCCGTCAAAGAGGGAGAGATGGCTCCCGAGATGGTTGCCGACGGCAGCGGAGGTGATGACGAATGA
- a CDS encoding FAD-dependent monooxygenase, which translates to MSTGDAVTGAGADATGDREHYEAVVVGCGPGGAAAAARLADHGIETLVLERGTEAGSKNVSGGLVYAEESAPYTLSDLFDGFREEAAERPVTDYRIHNVAGNRVKTYDLTDLHEHDTEWCDAVLRREMDAWLEKRVHEKTSETGGGVLTNVRVNGLLRERGEIVGVTCDELDPIEADLIVAADGVNSELARDAGLMDWDEPDEWFQGVKAVVDVDPDRINERFGLEPDEGVAHLFSGDLFEDVRGGGFLYTNEDSLSIGTVFHLDSLVAEQAEPHELLDALLTHPMMARWLGNEYDEREYAAKLVPDSKKVAHPDPHQGRLVLVGDAAGQMQAQGPIIKGMNHAVTAGALAADAFAVTRGNADPAAAGRRYVQLLEESGTMAKLRPRRYELSRTLAEHDPITSVVDTVLESPVGRLAFGNRMANGLLERAYNSPFLVGMLPDTRTGYVTVPTVIGETQGKAIHWDNEVEPPTLEERIGDLTYDTDVGNPHIELRDESIEASGTAVTACPVSAEDFGGGCYRSEEVKRNGTEETVVSLDTQPCVECGTCAVVADTAWEHPRGGKGVEFREG; encoded by the coding sequence ATGAGCACCGGTGACGCCGTGACGGGCGCGGGTGCGGATGCGACCGGAGACCGAGAACACTACGAAGCCGTCGTCGTCGGCTGTGGGCCCGGCGGAGCGGCCGCGGCGGCGCGACTGGCAGACCACGGCATCGAGACGCTCGTGTTAGAGCGTGGAACCGAAGCGGGCTCGAAGAACGTCTCGGGTGGGCTCGTCTACGCCGAGGAGTCGGCACCGTACACGCTCTCTGATCTGTTCGACGGCTTCCGCGAGGAGGCCGCCGAGCGCCCGGTCACCGACTACCGGATCCACAACGTCGCCGGGAACAGGGTCAAGACCTACGACCTCACCGACCTGCACGAACACGACACCGAGTGGTGTGACGCCGTGCTCCGCCGGGAGATGGACGCCTGGCTCGAGAAGCGCGTCCACGAGAAGACGAGCGAGACCGGCGGGGGCGTCCTGACGAACGTACGCGTCAACGGTCTCCTCCGTGAACGCGGCGAAATCGTCGGCGTCACCTGCGACGAACTCGACCCGATCGAGGCCGACCTGATCGTCGCCGCCGACGGCGTCAACTCCGAACTCGCCCGCGACGCCGGCCTGATGGACTGGGACGAACCCGACGAGTGGTTCCAGGGTGTCAAGGCCGTCGTCGACGTCGACCCCGACCGGATCAACGAGCGATTCGGACTCGAGCCAGACGAAGGGGTCGCTCACCTGTTCTCGGGCGACCTCTTCGAGGACGTCCGCGGCGGCGGATTCCTCTACACCAACGAGGACTCGCTGTCGATCGGGACCGTCTTCCACTTAGACAGTCTCGTCGCCGAGCAGGCCGAACCCCACGAGTTACTCGACGCGTTGCTCACCCACCCGATGATGGCCCGGTGGCTCGGCAACGAGTACGACGAACGCGAGTACGCCGCGAAACTCGTCCCCGACTCGAAGAAAGTCGCCCATCCCGACCCCCACCAGGGACGGCTCGTGCTCGTCGGCGACGCCGCCGGCCAGATGCAGGCGCAGGGCCCGATCATCAAGGGCATGAACCACGCCGTCACCGCAGGGGCACTCGCCGCGGACGCGTTCGCAGTCACTCGCGGGAACGCAGATCCCGCCGCCGCTGGTCGTCGCTACGTCCAGTTGCTCGAGGAGTCCGGCACCATGGCGAAGCTCAGGCCAAGACGGTACGAACTCTCTCGGACGCTCGCCGAACACGACCCGATCACGAGCGTCGTCGATACCGTCCTCGAGTCACCCGTCGGTCGACTGGCGTTCGGGAACCGGATGGCCAACGGGCTGCTCGAGCGCGCGTACAACTCGCCGTTCCTCGTGGGGATGCTCCCCGACACGCGCACGGGCTACGTGACGGTCCCCACGGTCATCGGCGAGACCCAGGGGAAGGCGATCCACTGGGACAACGAGGTCGAACCGCCGACGCTCGAAGAGCGCATCGGCGACCTCACCTACGACACGGACGTGGGGAACCCCCACATCGAACTGCGTGACGAGTCCATCGAGGCCAGCGGGACGGCCGTCACCGCCTGTCCGGTCAGCGCCGAGGACTTCGGTGGCGGCTGTTACCGCTCGGAGGAGGTCAAACGCAACGGCACCGAAGAGACCGTCGTGAGCCTCGATACCCAGCCCTGCGTCGAGTGTGGGACCTGTGCGGTCGTCGCCGACACCGCGTGGGAACACCCCCGCGGCGGAAAGGGCGTCGAGTTCCGCGAGGGCTGA
- a CDS encoding ABC transporter ATP-binding protein produces MLEVTGLTKTYGSLVAVDDLSFRIEQGEFATLLGPSGCGKSTTLHTIAGLREATEGSIRLRGDDVTDVPTNERNLGFVFQHSALFPHMTALENITYGLKMQEFEGRDHDEQAQRFLEMVQLGDHGDHRPTELSGGQQRRLSLARALAYEPDILLLDEPLTGLDRVLREDMRNEIKQIQREVDVTTLHVTHDQAEALSMSDRVIVMNDGKKEQEGSPKELYRNPQTEFVAEFVGQSTKFTGTVTGPGASASSASQEGDGQVIAAETLTVDVGEIQIQATPRSGQAGGEGLEGQQVSLYVRPEGISLVESGSADDVPNTFPATITHVEYLGHRNEIDATLRDGTELTVYGDASIDIGTGDEITVQFDPADVILL; encoded by the coding sequence ATGCTCGAAGTAACCGGACTGACGAAGACCTACGGGTCACTCGTCGCGGTCGACGACCTCTCGTTCAGGATCGAACAGGGGGAGTTCGCGACGCTACTCGGCCCCAGTGGCTGTGGCAAGAGTACGACCCTGCACACGATCGCTGGCCTCCGTGAGGCCACGGAGGGCTCCATCCGCCTCCGGGGCGACGACGTGACGGACGTCCCGACGAACGAACGGAACCTCGGGTTCGTCTTCCAGCACTCGGCGCTGTTCCCGCACATGACAGCCCTCGAGAACATCACCTATGGGCTGAAGATGCAGGAGTTCGAGGGCCGAGACCACGACGAGCAAGCACAGCGCTTCCTCGAGATGGTCCAGCTCGGCGACCACGGCGACCACAGGCCGACCGAACTCTCAGGCGGACAGCAACGGCGACTCTCGCTCGCCCGCGCGCTCGCGTACGAACCGGACATCCTCCTGCTCGACGAGCCGCTGACGGGGCTCGATCGGGTCCTCCGTGAGGACATGCGAAACGAGATCAAGCAGATCCAGCGGGAAGTCGACGTGACGACGCTACACGTCACCCACGACCAGGCGGAGGCGCTGTCGATGTCCGACCGCGTGATCGTGATGAACGACGGGAAGAAAGAACAGGAGGGGTCGCCGAAGGAACTCTATCGGAACCCACAGACGGAGTTCGTCGCCGAGTTCGTCGGTCAGTCGACGAAGTTCACGGGTACAGTCACCGGTCCCGGAGCCAGCGCCTCGAGCGCCAGCCAAGAGGGCGACGGCCAGGTGATCGCCGCCGAGACCCTGACCGTCGACGTCGGCGAGATACAGATCCAGGCGACTCCCCGGTCCGGACAGGCGGGTGGCGAGGGCCTCGAGGGCCAGCAGGTTTCGCTGTACGTCCGTCCCGAGGGGATTTCGCTCGTCGAATCGGGCAGCGCTGACGACGTACCGAACACGTTCCCCGCGACGATTACCCACGTCGAGTACCTCGGTCACCGCAACGAGATCGATGCGACGCTGCGCGACGGGACGGAACTGACAGTCTACGGGGACGCCTCGATCGACATTGGTACGGGAGACGAGATCACCGTCCAGTTCGATCCGGCGGACGTGATCCTGCTATGA
- a CDS encoding electron transfer flavoprotein subunit beta/FixA family protein — MRSIVLTKGVPDFSEGAVSFDEDGHLERGKTPTVMNPNDGFALEAALQTRVRHGGHVSGMSMGPPSYAEVLQEAMESVYTDDSYLLTDRELAASDTWATSITLSAGLETYMEEVGDIDLVFAGFKSADGETGQTGPQTAWAMGWPIVTHVIALEIDPDERRLRAKRLVEGDVDEIETVEAPLPCFVVTDPEFEPTYRKASHRLTHKRLRAETEQRAADHEEHLTTWGHEDLNLDPEYIGLDGSPTIVSSVDPIPKAPSERDATMVDPDDPDGMTEVLDQLQPYAAGGD, encoded by the coding sequence ATGCGTTCGATCGTCCTGACCAAGGGCGTGCCCGACTTCTCGGAGGGGGCGGTCTCTTTCGACGAGGACGGGCACCTGGAACGAGGGAAGACGCCCACGGTGATGAACCCGAACGACGGGTTCGCACTCGAGGCCGCGTTGCAGACGCGGGTCCGTCACGGTGGGCACGTCAGCGGCATGAGTATGGGACCGCCGAGTTACGCCGAGGTCTTGCAGGAAGCGATGGAGTCGGTCTACACCGACGACAGCTACCTGCTGACCGACCGCGAACTCGCAGCCTCGGACACGTGGGCGACCTCGATCACGCTGAGCGCGGGCCTCGAGACTTACATGGAGGAGGTCGGCGATATCGACCTCGTCTTCGCGGGCTTCAAATCCGCGGACGGCGAGACCGGCCAGACCGGCCCCCAGACGGCCTGGGCGATGGGCTGGCCGATCGTCACCCACGTGATCGCCCTCGAGATCGACCCCGACGAACGGCGACTGCGGGCGAAACGACTCGTCGAGGGCGACGTCGACGAGATCGAGACCGTAGAGGCGCCGTTGCCGTGTTTCGTCGTGACCGATCCCGAGTTCGAGCCGACCTATCGAAAGGCCTCACACCGGCTGACACACAAACGACTGCGCGCCGAAACCGAGCAACGGGCGGCCGATCACGAGGAGCACCTGACGACGTGGGGTCACGAGGACCTGAACCTCGATCCCGAGTACATCGGCCTCGACGGCTCGCCGACGATCGTCTCCTCGGTCGATCCGATTCCGAAGGCGCCGTCAGAGCGAGACGCGACGATGGTCGACCCCGACGATCCAGACGGGATGACCGAGGTCCTCGACCAGCTACAGCCCTACGCCGCTGGAGGTGACTGA
- a CDS encoding NUDIX hydrolase translates to MAADSPENHENAAQQVVAVDANDERRDVVNRLEAHTGEGIRHRAFTCLVFDREDNVLLAQRAPGKRLWGTYWDGTVASHPDPGQSQTAATKQRLEEELGVTPDQYDDLRVTDRFEYKRYFETAGVEHEVCAVLQVTLSDRTLEPDESEVAGILWAPYERLASNPAWYRQLRLCPWFEIAMRRDVQ, encoded by the coding sequence ATGGCCGCAGACAGTCCCGAGAACCACGAGAACGCCGCCCAGCAGGTCGTCGCCGTCGACGCGAACGACGAACGACGCGATGTCGTCAACCGGCTCGAGGCCCACACCGGTGAGGGAATTCGCCACCGGGCGTTCACCTGCCTCGTCTTCGACCGGGAGGACAACGTGTTGCTCGCCCAGCGCGCACCGGGGAAACGCCTCTGGGGAACCTACTGGGACGGCACCGTCGCCTCTCATCCAGACCCGGGACAGTCACAGACGGCGGCGACGAAACAGCGACTCGAGGAGGAACTGGGCGTCACACCCGACCAGTACGACGACCTTCGGGTGACGGATCGATTCGAGTACAAACGGTACTTCGAGACCGCAGGCGTCGAACACGAGGTCTGTGCGGTCCTGCAGGTGACCCTGTCCGACCGTACGCTCGAGCCGGACGAATCGGAGGTCGCCGGGATACTCTGGGCACCGTACGAGCGACTGGCATCGAACCCGGCGTGGTACCGCCAGCTCAGACTGTGCCCGTGGTTCGAAATCGCGATGCGGCGGGACGTCCAGTGA